A region of Pseudomonas cavernicola DNA encodes the following proteins:
- the hldE gene encoding bifunctional D-glycero-beta-D-manno-heptose-7-phosphate kinase/D-glycero-beta-D-manno-heptose 1-phosphate adenylyltransferase HldE: MKLSMPRFDQAPVLVVGDVMLDRYWHGGTSRISPEAPVPVVKVEQIEDRPGGAANVALNIAALGAPARLVGVTGQDEAADSLTERLTAAGVDAHFQRIATQPTIVKLRVMSRHQQLLRMDFEESFATDAAALTASVESLLAGVKVLVLSDYGKGALQNHQVLIQAARTRGIPVLADPKGKDFAIYRGASLITPNLNEFETIVGRCADEAELVAKGAELMRELDLGALLVTRGEHGMTLLRPGHPALHLPARAREVFDVTGAGDTVISTLAASIAAGEELPQAVALANLAAGIVVGKLGTAAISAPELRRAVQREQGSERGVLSLEQLLTSIDDARAHGEKIVFTNGCFDILHAGHVTYLEQARAQGDRLVLAINDDASVARLKGPGRPINSVDRRMAVLAGLGAVDWVVSFSEDTPERLLGLVKPEVLVKGGDYGIDQVVGAEIVKAYGGTVKVLGLVENSSTTAIVNKIRERS; this comes from the coding sequence ATGAAGTTGTCCATGCCCCGTTTCGATCAGGCCCCCGTGTTGGTGGTCGGTGATGTCATGCTCGACCGTTATTGGCATGGTGGTACCTCGCGGATTTCCCCGGAAGCTCCGGTACCGGTGGTCAAGGTCGAGCAAATCGAGGATCGCCCGGGCGGTGCCGCCAACGTCGCGCTGAACATCGCCGCGCTCGGTGCGCCGGCGCGTTTGGTCGGTGTGACGGGGCAGGACGAGGCGGCCGACAGCTTGACCGAGCGGCTGACTGCCGCCGGGGTGGATGCGCACTTCCAGCGCATCGCCACGCAGCCGACCATCGTCAAACTGCGGGTCATGAGTCGCCATCAGCAGCTGTTGCGCATGGATTTCGAAGAGTCGTTCGCCACTGACGCAGCCGCCCTGACGGCCTCGGTCGAAAGTCTGCTGGCCGGGGTCAAGGTACTGGTGCTGTCGGACTACGGCAAAGGCGCGCTGCAGAATCATCAGGTGTTGATCCAGGCGGCCCGTACGCGCGGCATTCCGGTGTTGGCCGATCCCAAAGGCAAGGACTTCGCCATCTACCGTGGCGCCAGCCTGATTACCCCTAATCTGAACGAATTCGAGACCATCGTCGGCCGCTGCGCCGATGAGGCCGAGCTGGTGGCTAAAGGCGCCGAATTGATGCGCGAGTTGGATCTCGGCGCGCTGCTGGTGACCCGTGGCGAGCATGGCATGACCCTGTTGCGCCCTGGGCACCCGGCTCTGCATCTGCCGGCACGGGCGCGGGAAGTGTTCGATGTCACTGGTGCGGGCGATACGGTGATTTCCACCCTGGCGGCGTCCATTGCCGCGGGCGAAGAGCTGCCGCAGGCGGTAGCCCTGGCCAACCTGGCTGCCGGCATCGTGGTTGGCAAACTCGGTACGGCGGCCATCAGCGCCCCCGAGCTGCGCCGGGCGGTGCAGCGCGAGCAGGGTTCCGAGCGCGGCGTGCTGAGCCTCGAGCAACTGCTGACCAGCATCGACGATGCCCGCGCGCACGGCGAGAAAATCGTCTTCACCAACGGCTGCTTCGACATCTTGCATGCCGGCCATGTGACCTATCTGGAGCAGGCCCGGGCCCAGGGCGACCGGCTGGTGCTGGCGATCAACGACGATGCTTCGGTAGCCCGGCTGAAAGGTCCGGGCCGGCCGATCAACAGCGTTGACCGGCGCATGGCCGTACTCGCTGGGCTGGGCGCGGTGGACTGGGTGGTGAGCTTCAGTGAGGACACTCCCGAGCGTTTGCTCGGCCTGGTCAAGCCGGAAGTGCTGGTCAAAGGCGGCGACTATGGTATTGACCAGGTGGTCGGCGCCGAGATCGTTAAGGCTTACGGCGGTACGGTCAAAGTGCTGGGCTTGGTGGAAAACAGCTCGACCACGGCCATCGTCAACAAGATCCGCGAGCGCTCCTGA
- a CDS encoding acyltransferase → MLQRLYLALRHLAYKNRRQLKPGNLLQLPLSAERRLKKVTIKLGGRNNRLLIGEDVELSHCEIRLDGEDNLIEIGPRTRFSSGKIYLRNTRGQHVRIGADTTVEGAYLLVDEAASIDIGRDCMLSTEILIRTGDKHSILDAQSGERLNPSRDVRIADRVWIGRDVQILKGTVLHPESVVGACSVVSRAFDEGNCVVAGVPARIVKRGIRWDRALL, encoded by the coding sequence ATGCTGCAACGACTCTATCTGGCTCTGCGCCATCTGGCCTACAAGAATCGCCGCCAGCTCAAGCCGGGCAACCTGCTGCAACTACCGCTCAGCGCCGAACGGCGGCTGAAGAAGGTCACCATCAAGCTGGGCGGGCGCAACAACCGTCTGCTGATTGGCGAGGATGTCGAGCTGAGTCATTGCGAGATCCGCCTGGATGGCGAGGACAATCTGATCGAGATCGGCCCGCGCACCCGTTTCAGTTCCGGCAAGATCTACCTGCGTAACACCCGCGGTCAGCATGTCCGCATCGGTGCGGACACCACGGTAGAGGGCGCCTACCTGCTGGTGGACGAGGCGGCCAGCATCGATATCGGCCGCGATTGCATGCTGTCCACCGAGATTCTGATCCGTACCGGCGACAAGCATTCGATCCTCGATGCGCAGAGCGGCGAACGGCTCAACCCCTCGCGCGACGTGCGCATCGCCGACCGCGTGTGGATCGGCCGCGACGTGCAGATACTCAAGGGCACGGTGCTGCATCCAGAGTCGGTGGTCGGCGCCTGTTCCGTGGTCAGCCGAGCTTTCGACGAGGGCAACTGCGTAGTCGCCGGTGTACCGGCGCGTATCGTCAAGCGCGGGATTCGCTGGGATCGTGCGCTGCTCTGA
- a CDS encoding carbamoyltransferase C-terminal domain-containing protein, whose translation MYILGIHTGHDAGACLFENDKLLAFCKEERLNRVKNDGGFFNLQSVDEVLRIAGISRPQVDAVAFTRMKFPVSCFKTGVLPLRDIRRKVFGQQRDRSLGSLMMRTKNLDAEAFLDFPKLRQHMGLRADVALHFSNHHRAHVLSSLRYCDWSEDTLLVSCDGGGDSAQYSAYLYADQQLQQLWGGEETLLGQPQNSGASIGLAYAYATSACGFKPNRHEGKLTGLAAFGQPKVAEQIVALFPVDDNGHIHTELADNKALHAALAVLFQGLSNEDIAASIQVGTEQVVLNWLHALLKKHPAKYIAMSGGVFSNVRLNQLVAALPGIDEVFVFPAMGDEGLPVGACVDYWIASHGLEKLTRDRLDHLYFGWPYSGEDLLGAGEKLGFRVERDPEHVEKTAQLLADNWVGAIFYGAMEMGPRALGARTILASPAQREVNDSINKRLQRTEFMPFAPYVLDVDAERVYEVDQRNRYACRFMTITTKVKPEWADKIPAVVHVDGTARPQIIERASNPLYYDILQAFKEKTGLPTLVNTSFNAHEEPIINTPEEALQALADNRIDFLVCDGGLVFPGATHTAERLMPAS comes from the coding sequence ATGTATATCTTGGGAATTCATACAGGACACGATGCCGGGGCATGCCTGTTTGAGAACGATAAGCTGTTGGCGTTCTGCAAAGAAGAGCGCTTGAACCGAGTCAAGAATGATGGCGGTTTTTTCAATCTGCAGTCGGTTGACGAGGTGTTGCGGATTGCCGGTATTTCCCGTCCGCAAGTTGATGCCGTCGCTTTCACCCGCATGAAGTTCCCGGTGTCCTGCTTTAAAACAGGCGTGCTACCGCTCAGGGATATCCGCCGCAAGGTCTTTGGTCAGCAGCGCGATCGTTCGCTCGGCTCGTTGATGATGCGCACTAAAAATCTCGACGCAGAGGCGTTCCTCGATTTCCCCAAGCTGCGTCAACACATGGGCCTTCGCGCTGATGTGGCGTTGCATTTTTCTAACCACCATCGCGCGCATGTGTTGTCGTCACTGCGCTATTGCGACTGGTCTGAGGATACCTTGCTGGTCAGTTGTGATGGCGGCGGCGATTCCGCGCAATATTCGGCGTACTTGTATGCCGACCAGCAGTTGCAGCAGCTATGGGGCGGCGAAGAAACCCTGCTCGGGCAACCGCAAAACTCTGGGGCTTCCATTGGTTTGGCTTACGCCTATGCGACCTCGGCCTGTGGTTTTAAGCCCAATCGTCACGAAGGTAAATTGACCGGCTTGGCCGCCTTCGGTCAGCCGAAAGTCGCTGAGCAAATCGTCGCGCTGTTCCCGGTCGACGACAACGGCCATATCCACACCGAGTTGGCGGACAATAAGGCCCTGCATGCGGCGCTCGCCGTGTTGTTTCAGGGCCTGTCCAACGAAGACATCGCAGCGTCCATCCAGGTCGGCACCGAGCAGGTCGTGCTGAATTGGTTACACGCCTTGTTGAAAAAGCATCCAGCGAAATACATCGCCATGAGTGGTGGGGTGTTCTCCAATGTGCGCTTGAACCAACTGGTCGCGGCCCTGCCGGGGATTGACGAGGTCTTCGTCTTCCCGGCGATGGGGGACGAAGGCTTGCCGGTCGGCGCCTGTGTCGACTATTGGATCGCTTCGCATGGCCTGGAAAAGTTGACTCGCGATCGTTTGGACCATCTGTATTTCGGTTGGCCGTATAGCGGCGAGGATTTGCTCGGCGCTGGTGAGAAACTCGGTTTCAGGGTCGAACGCGATCCCGAACATGTCGAGAAAACCGCGCAGCTGCTCGCCGATAATTGGGTGGGTGCGATTTTTTATGGCGCCATGGAGATGGGCCCGCGTGCCCTGGGGGCGCGAACCATTCTGGCTAGCCCGGCGCAGCGTGAAGTCAACGACAGCATCAACAAGCGCTTGCAGCGCACCGAGTTCATGCCCTTTGCGCCCTATGTCCTGGATGTCGACGCCGAGCGCGTGTACGAGGTTGATCAGCGCAATCGCTATGCCTGCCGGTTTATGACCATCACCACCAAGGTCAAGCCGGAGTGGGCGGATAAAATTCCTGCGGTAGTGCATGTCGATGGCACTGCTAGACCGCAGATTATCGAGCGCGCGAGCAACCCGCTGTATTACGACATTTTGCAGGCGTTCAAGGAAAAAACCGGCTTGCCGACGCTGGTAAACACCAGCTTCAATGCCCACGAAGAGCCGATCATCAATACCCCGGAAGAGGCGTTGCAGGCGTTGGCCGATAACCGGATTGATTTCTTGGTCTGCGATGGCGGCCTGGTATTTCCTGGTGCGACCCATACGGCGGAGCGCTTAATGCCCGCCAGCTAA
- a CDS encoding acyl-CoA dehydrogenase family protein: protein MPMNADVQGRALAILNRLAQADWPDRLKLRKPFEKLIYTGSRASFRMAAERAVKNSRGPRQVDPDALFDLSLSDEQQMLVEMLESFASEVLRPAAHDADANAALSAELLNQAQELGLTHYGVSEVHGGMAGERTTVSNALIAEALAKGDLSLAAALLVPLSAANCIRRWGSSEQQAHWLPAFVGEDAAPVMAIAVNEPTVLFDPLQLSTWAKRKGKHYRLSGEKCLVLRGLDASQLIVAAQAEDGPALFVVEAGTKGLERHPEPAMGLKAGTTARLKLKNVKVAVEQRLAAEHFDYQSFLDHAALAWCALAVGTAQAALDYVVGYCNERLAFGEPISHRQGVAFIVADIAVELDAMRLMVWRACARSEQGLPFHREAYLARLLCAEKAMKIGTDAVQLLGGHGFTKEHPAERWYRDLRAVAIMAGGLQL from the coding sequence ATGCCCATGAATGCCGATGTACAAGGCCGTGCCCTGGCCATATTGAATCGTCTGGCCCAGGCCGATTGGCCGGATCGCCTGAAGCTGCGTAAACCTTTCGAAAAGCTGATCTACACCGGTAGCCGGGCCAGCTTCCGCATGGCCGCCGAGCGCGCGGTGAAGAACAGCCGCGGCCCGCGCCAGGTCGATCCGGATGCGCTGTTCGACCTGTCGTTGTCCGATGAACAGCAGATGCTGGTGGAGATGCTGGAAAGTTTCGCCAGCGAAGTACTGCGCCCGGCGGCCCATGATGCCGATGCCAATGCGGCGCTGTCCGCCGAGTTGCTCAATCAGGCGCAGGAACTGGGCCTGACCCACTATGGTGTCAGCGAGGTGCATGGCGGTATGGCCGGTGAGCGCACCACGGTCAGCAATGCGCTGATCGCTGAGGCGCTGGCCAAGGGCGATCTGTCCCTGGCGGCGGCTTTGTTGGTGCCACTGTCCGCGGCTAATTGTATTCGCCGCTGGGGCTCGTCCGAACAGCAGGCGCACTGGTTGCCGGCGTTCGTCGGCGAGGATGCGGCGCCGGTCATGGCGATTGCGGTGAATGAGCCGACCGTGCTGTTCGACCCGCTGCAACTGAGCACGTGGGCCAAGCGCAAGGGCAAGCACTATCGCCTGTCCGGGGAGAAGTGCCTGGTGCTGCGCGGGTTGGATGCCAGCCAGTTGATCGTCGCGGCGCAGGCCGAGGACGGCCCTGCGTTATTCGTTGTCGAGGCCGGCACCAAGGGGCTTGAGCGGCATCCGGAACCGGCCATGGGGCTGAAGGCTGGCACGACTGCGCGGCTCAAGTTGAAGAACGTCAAAGTCGCGGTAGAGCAGCGGCTGGCGGCAGAGCATTTCGATTACCAAAGCTTCCTCGACCACGCCGCGTTGGCCTGGTGTGCGTTGGCCGTGGGTACGGCGCAGGCAGCACTGGATTATGTGGTCGGCTACTGCAACGAGAGGCTGGCCTTCGGTGAGCCGATCAGCCACCGCCAGGGCGTAGCCTTTATCGTCGCGGATATCGCCGTTGAGTTGGATGCCATGCGCCTGATGGTCTGGCGCGCCTGTGCTCGCTCCGAGCAGGGGCTGCCATTTCATCGTGAAGCGTACCTGGCGCGCCTGCTGTGTGCTGAGAAGGCGATGAAGATCGGTACCGATGCCGTGCAATTGCTTGGCGGCCACGGCTTTACCAAAGAGCATCCAGCCGAGCGCTGGTATCGCGATTTACGCGCCGTGGCGATCATGGCCGGCGGCCTACAGCTGTGA
- a CDS encoding acyl-CoA dehydrogenase family protein, whose product MNLETPKKFTGLVNQAHQVAANYFRPISRKYDKAEHAYPKELDLLAALLDGMNAGSPEAIGATSASKRGAAASVESGIKNGGNLSACLGVIELCWGDVGLLLAMPRQGLGNAAIAAVANDEQLKRFGGTWAAMAITEPGCGSDSAAIRTTARKDGEHYVLNGEKIFVTSGERADAVVVWATLDKGLGRAAIKSFVVEHGTPGMTVTRLEKKLGIKASDTASISFSDCRVPAANLLGNPEIDVQKGFAGVMETFDNTRPLVAGMAIGVAKAALDRTRELLQKVWRLDYAKPLLAVSHAEATLYRLEAEWEAARLLTLKAAWMADNKLPNSKEASIAKAKAGRVANEVTLKCVELVGALGYAEDELLEKWARDSKILDIFEGTQQIQLLIVARRLLGKSSSELK is encoded by the coding sequence ATGAATCTGGAAACCCCGAAGAAATTCACCGGCCTGGTCAATCAGGCGCACCAAGTGGCGGCCAACTATTTTCGGCCGATCTCGCGTAAGTATGACAAGGCCGAGCACGCCTACCCGAAAGAGCTGGATCTGCTCGCTGCGCTACTCGACGGCATGAACGCCGGCTCGCCGGAAGCCATTGGCGCGACCTCGGCCAGCAAGCGCGGTGCTGCTGCGTCGGTGGAGAGTGGGATCAAGAATGGCGGCAACCTGTCGGCCTGCCTGGGCGTGATCGAGTTGTGCTGGGGCGACGTCGGCCTGCTGCTGGCCATGCCACGGCAGGGGTTGGGCAATGCGGCGATTGCCGCGGTGGCCAATGATGAGCAGCTCAAACGCTTCGGCGGAACCTGGGCGGCGATGGCGATCACCGAGCCGGGCTGTGGCTCCGATTCGGCGGCGATTCGCACCACGGCGCGCAAGGATGGCGAGCACTACGTCCTCAATGGCGAGAAGATTTTCGTCACCTCGGGCGAGCGCGCCGATGCGGTGGTGGTCTGGGCAACGTTGGATAAAGGCCTCGGCCGTGCGGCGATCAAGTCCTTCGTGGTCGAGCACGGCACACCTGGGATGACGGTGACCCGGCTGGAGAAGAAGCTCGGGATCAAGGCATCCGACACTGCCTCGATCAGTTTCAGCGACTGCCGGGTGCCGGCCGCCAACTTGCTGGGCAACCCGGAAATCGATGTACAAAAGGGCTTCGCCGGGGTCATGGAGACCTTCGACAACACCCGGCCGCTGGTGGCGGGGATGGCGATCGGGGTGGCCAAGGCGGCGCTGGATCGCACCCGTGAGCTGTTGCAGAAAGTCTGGCGACTCGACTACGCCAAGCCCTTGCTGGCGGTCAGCCATGCCGAGGCGACCTTGTACCGCCTGGAAGCCGAGTGGGAAGCCGCGCGTCTGCTGACCCTGAAGGCGGCCTGGATGGCCGACAACAAACTACCCAACTCGAAAGAGGCTTCGATCGCCAAAGCCAAAGCCGGGCGGGTGGCCAACGAGGTCACGCTCAAATGCGTGGAGCTGGTGGGCGCCTTGGGTTATGCCGAGGACGAGTTGCTGGAGAAGTGGGCGCGGGATTCGAAGATCCTCGACATCTTCGAGGGCACCCAGCAGATCCAGTTGTTGATCGTCGCCCGGCGCCTGCTCGGGAAAAGCTCCAGCGAGCTCAAATAG
- a CDS encoding metal ABC transporter ATPase encodes MPRILVRKDPSSFQTLALSVEATPNGLSYQSLGRPLNFSQMLERRQPLAIANSECFTVELANLGVSVRLTLSWQGRDYWVLVRQRRKDRGDVVLKLISGYVPAHELNLPLLTAIQEVAEECLLETPHGWLGGRFGDTWLPTPYQGPLHYREAISFSLSPLSGAARPTRCGNLTLLERPRAYVHLPTASLQLVYDLRLELPKEAKRLSLFHVDERLENGQLVARLDRRRPDLYLIPLEQGRPCAELLTLKKGNLQPASSRGIWLAESFATQEGWLVRDERIRWKDWLAQQHLPQPARKKPQQSGAISACR; translated from the coding sequence ATGCCGCGCATCCTCGTCCGCAAGGACCCCAGCAGTTTTCAGACCCTGGCACTGTCCGTCGAGGCCACCCCCAACGGGCTGAGCTACCAGAGCCTTGGCCGGCCGTTGAATTTCAGCCAGATGCTCGAACGCCGCCAACCGCTAGCTATCGCCAATAGTGAGTGCTTTACCGTGGAGCTGGCCAACCTCGGGGTCTCGGTACGCCTGACCCTCAGTTGGCAAGGCCGTGATTACTGGGTGCTGGTTCGGCAGCGGCGCAAGGATCGCGGCGACGTAGTGCTGAAATTGATCTCCGGTTATGTGCCGGCCCATGAGCTGAATCTGCCCTTGCTCACGGCGATTCAAGAGGTCGCCGAAGAATGCCTGCTGGAAACTCCACATGGCTGGCTCGGCGGGCGCTTCGGCGACACCTGGCTGCCGACACCCTATCAAGGCCCCCTGCACTACCGCGAGGCCATCAGCTTCAGCCTGAGCCCGCTGTCCGGCGCCGCGCGCCCGACACGTTGCGGCAACCTGACCTTGCTCGAGCGGCCACGGGCCTATGTCCACCTACCCACCGCCTCGCTGCAACTGGTCTACGACCTGCGCCTGGAACTGCCGAAAGAAGCCAAACGACTCAGCTTGTTTCATGTCGATGAGCGCCTGGAAAATGGCCAACTGGTCGCCCGCCTCGATCGCCGCCGCCCGGACCTGTACCTGATCCCGCTGGAGCAAGGCCGACCCTGCGCCGAGCTACTGACCCTGAAAAAGGGCAACCTGCAACCCGCCAGCAGCCGCGGCATCTGGCTGGCAGAAAGCTTCGCGACGCAAGAAGGCTGGCTGGTGCGCGATGAACGGATTCGCTGGAAGGACTGGCTGGCTCAACAGCATCTCCCCCAGCCAGCGCGAAAAAAGCCCCAGCAAAGTGGGGCTATATCGGCTTGCAGATGA